The following coding sequences lie in one Arachis hypogaea cultivar Tifrunner chromosome 4, arahy.Tifrunner.gnm2.J5K5, whole genome shotgun sequence genomic window:
- the LOC112797220 gene encoding uncharacterized protein encodes MATMFNIIAITSPSLRNFGSLSSSSSSSAPMHTRVVHTKPLQCAPIQQQMVDGTIMCEPCNGKGWLLCDFCKGQKTNVRAENKRLYRRCPTCRAVGYILCSRCKVFKCVTFPNFDDSEE; translated from the exons ATGGCGACTATGTTCAATATTATTGCAATTACATCACCATCTCTGCGAAATTTTggttccctttcttcttcttcttcatcttcagctCCCATGCACACCCGTGTAGTTCACACGAAGCCACTTCAGTGTGCCCCTATTCAGCAACAAATG GTTGATGGCACCATAATGTGTGAGCCTTGCAATGGGAAAGGGTGGTTGTTATGTGACTTCTGCAAAGGCCAAAAGACAAATGTCAGAGCCGAAAACAAGCGCCTCTACCGTAGATGCCCTACCTGCAGAGCT GTTGGATATATCTTGTGCTCAAGGTGCAAGGTCTTTAAGTGTGTCACTTTTCCAAACTTCGATGACAGCGAGGAATGA